A part of Limihaloglobus sulfuriphilus genomic DNA contains:
- a CDS encoding type II secretion system protein codes for MTVRKKAFTLIELLVVISIIALLMAILMPSLARARKQAKSVVCLSNLKQWGLILNLYAQDYDNGINPGPSSEQRDEDGRDIRWMQVMRTYYESPDIRVCPEASIPTSERIKGGYQSLEYAWGVFTEASGPQVEEGDYGSYALNWWACNPSSEAVLPGPVKPYYDRYWKKLANMTPADQIPLAADSTWYGVWPLMMDMPPKAYVKAEYGTSYIKNHMRRLCVDRHNMKVNMIFADMQAKPVEMKHLWNQRWHKGYDTKMITDEFFQQTGASWILKK; via the coding sequence ATGACTGTTCGAAAAAAAGCATTTACGCTTATAGAGCTTTTAGTTGTAATATCAATAATAGCCCTCTTAATGGCAATACTCATGCCGTCTCTGGCAAGAGCACGCAAACAGGCCAAATCAGTAGTATGCCTATCCAACCTGAAGCAATGGGGATTGATACTTAACCTCTACGCCCAGGACTACGACAACGGCATAAACCCCGGGCCCTCATCAGAACAGAGAGATGAAGACGGTCGAGATATCCGCTGGATGCAGGTCATGCGGACTTATTACGAATCTCCCGATATCAGAGTCTGTCCGGAAGCCAGTATTCCAACGAGCGAGAGAATCAAAGGAGGTTATCAAAGCCTTGAATATGCTTGGGGAGTGTTTACAGAAGCATCCGGGCCCCAGGTAGAGGAAGGCGATTACGGCAGTTATGCTCTAAACTGGTGGGCGTGCAACCCCTCGAGCGAAGCTGTACTGCCCGGGCCCGTTAAGCCATATTATGATAGGTACTGGAAAAAGCTGGCAAACATGACGCCTGCCGACCAGATCCCCCTGGCAGCCGACAGCACATGGTACGGCGTATGGCCGCTTATGATGGACATGCCGCCAAAGGCGTATGTAAAGGCCGAATATGGAACATCTTACATAAAGAATCACATGCGGAGGCTCTGTGTTGACCGCCACAACATGAAAGTTAACATGATATTTGCTGACATGCAGGCAAAACCAGTTGAAATGAAACACCTTTGGAACCAGAGATGGCACAAAGGCTACGATACAAAAATGATTACCGACGAATTTTTCCAGCAGACCGGAGCAAGCTGGATTTTGAAAAAATAA
- a CDS encoding PEP-CTERM sorting domain-containing protein produces MSTLFYVLAAVVCLSSYNAYCAVTWTGNGDATSWHDGNNWDIDGEHRPPTVADGQFSLNDPLPYSATGISISGSTPAEASLREVGVDITIDGGVFTNSNWFVHAALTGSNATFTIENGGIFETGSQRVYISNWGTGVFNLYDTSVLNNTNTLGIFLSDKSASNSTVNLYGGTINALLLREGTGNFAINIENGKIVLSGDHRTWYANYSNNFNPIGGMTEILVQYDTDLDQTVISAVPEPATMALLGIGMLLIRKKH; encoded by the coding sequence TTGTCAACCCTATTTTATGTACTGGCAGCAGTGGTATGTCTAAGCAGTTACAATGCTTATTGTGCTGTGACTTGGACCGGCAATGGCGATGCAACAAGTTGGCATGACGGTAATAACTGGGACATAGATGGTGAGCACCGACCGCCGACAGTTGCCGACGGTCAATTCAGTCTCAACGATCCCCTGCCGTACAGCGCGACCGGCATCAGTATCAGTGGGTCAACGCCGGCCGAAGCAAGTTTAAGAGAAGTGGGGGTCGATATAACAATCGACGGTGGTGTATTTACCAACTCCAATTGGTTTGTCCATGCTGCCTTAACGGGCTCAAATGCCACTTTTACGATTGAAAACGGAGGCATTTTTGAAACAGGTAGTCAGCGAGTGTATATCTCGAACTGGGGAACGGGTGTGTTCAATCTTTATGACACCAGCGTGCTAAATAACACGAACACCTTAGGAATTTTTCTTAGTGATAAAAGCGCGAGCAACAGCACAGTTAATCTTTACGGCGGAACCATAAACGCATTGCTCCTTAGAGAAGGAACAGGGAATTTTGCCATTAACATCGAGAACGGAAAGATTGTCTTGTCCGGCGACCACCGCACATGGTATGCTAACTATTCAAATAATTTCAACCCGATAGGCGGCATGACTGAGATACTCGTACAATACGATACTGACCTCGATCAGACCGTTATAAGCGCAGTTCCCGAACCTGCAACAATGGCATTGCTTGGAATAGGTATGCTGCTAATTAGAAAAAAACATTGA
- the pabB gene encoding aminodeoxychorismate synthase component I translates to MNTVLIQTGDYSETRWYSFEGLREIILAQELEKVTESILKVEKFVSQGYYAAGFISYEAAAGFDKALKVKTGSNRLPLVWFGIFKKIHLLDKLPATHRNFTAGKWKPQISKADYLRNVQKIKEYLGKGDTYQINYTFPLRTDFKGSPLALFNYLCGIYPSGYSSLIETDDFAICSVSPELFFELDGENLKSKPMKGTAPRGVTNAQDKQNSQNLRTCLKNRAENCMIVDMIRNDMGRIAKPGSVNVPAMFEIEKYPTVLQMTSTINCRTAAPFSDIVTALFPCASITGAPKVRSMKIIDELEGSPRGVYTGSIGYLLPGREARFNVAIRTVTIDKTISYAEYGTGGGIVWDSTGQMEYEEAASKTRVLNTNFPEFELLESILWESGDGWLLLDRHISRLKDSAEYFDFSLNTSEIRASLESHVSALSVGSYKIRLLVSKNGKFHIQSEAIAPSNIKTPLRLAIAKEPVDISNPFLYHKTTCRGVYHKFRNSVPDCDDVILWNAAGEITETTIANIVIEQNGRLFTPPVECGLLGGSFRAELLETGKIQEAVIKTKDLERADTIYTINSVRKWTKAALSVNDKS, encoded by the coding sequence ATGAATACGGTACTGATACAGACTGGAGACTACTCTGAAACCCGCTGGTACAGCTTTGAGGGGCTCAGGGAAATCATCCTCGCTCAAGAGCTTGAAAAGGTGACTGAGAGTATTTTAAAAGTTGAGAAGTTCGTTTCACAAGGTTATTACGCGGCTGGTTTTATCTCTTATGAAGCCGCGGCGGGATTTGATAAAGCACTAAAGGTAAAAACTGGCTCTAACAGGCTTCCCCTGGTGTGGTTTGGAATTTTTAAAAAAATCCATCTGCTCGACAAGCTGCCCGCCACACACAGAAACTTTACTGCCGGCAAATGGAAACCTCAAATATCCAAAGCTGATTACCTGAGAAATGTTCAAAAAATCAAAGAATACCTCGGCAAGGGTGATACTTACCAAATAAATTACACATTCCCGCTGCGGACAGACTTCAAGGGATCCCCGCTCGCACTTTTCAATTATCTCTGCGGGATATACCCTTCAGGCTACAGTTCACTGATAGAAACAGATGATTTCGCGATATGCTCTGTTTCACCTGAGCTTTTCTTTGAGCTTGACGGCGAGAATCTTAAATCAAAACCGATGAAAGGCACCGCCCCTCGCGGCGTGACCAATGCTCAGGACAAGCAAAACTCTCAAAATCTGCGAACATGCCTTAAAAACAGAGCTGAAAACTGCATGATAGTGGATATGATACGCAACGATATGGGACGTATCGCCAAGCCGGGAAGCGTAAACGTGCCGGCGATGTTTGAAATTGAGAAATACCCCACTGTTCTCCAGATGACATCAACAATAAACTGCCGAACAGCCGCACCGTTCAGTGATATTGTAACAGCTCTTTTCCCCTGTGCTTCTATAACCGGAGCTCCAAAGGTTAGGTCGATGAAGATAATAGACGAGCTTGAAGGCTCGCCAAGAGGTGTTTATACCGGCAGCATCGGATACCTGCTTCCGGGAAGAGAAGCAAGGTTTAACGTAGCGATAAGAACGGTAACAATAGATAAAACAATTTCTTACGCAGAATACGGAACCGGCGGCGGCATTGTCTGGGATTCAACCGGTCAAATGGAATACGAAGAAGCCGCGTCTAAGACCCGCGTTCTCAATACAAACTTCCCTGAATTTGAGCTGCTGGAATCTATTCTCTGGGAAAGCGGCGACGGCTGGCTGCTGCTCGACCGGCATATAAGCAGGCTCAAAGACTCGGCTGAATACTTTGACTTCTCCTTAAACACAAGCGAGATAAGGGCTTCGCTTGAATCTCATGTATCCGCCCTCTCTGTCGGCAGCTATAAAATCAGACTTCTGGTGTCTAAGAATGGTAAATTCCATATTCAAAGTGAAGCAATAGCTCCATCAAATATCAAAACACCGCTGCGGTTGGCAATAGCCAAAGAGCCGGTTGACATTTCAAACCCGTTTCTCTACCACAAGACTACCTGCCGCGGCGTTTATCATAAATTCAGAAATTCTGTTCCAGACTGTGATGATGTGATCCTGTGGAACGCGGCAGGAGAGATAACAGAAACAACTATAGCAAATATAGTTATAGAACAGAACGGCCGATTGTTTACTCCGCCGGTAGAATGCGGGCTCTTAGGGGGCAGCTTCCGTGCTGAGCTTCTGGAAACAGGAAAAATACAGGAAGCTGTGATAAAAACAAAAGACCTTGAACGCGCAGACACAATATACACAATAAACTCCGTAAGAAAATGGACAAAGGCTGCGTTGTCAGTCAATGATAAATCATAA
- a CDS encoding beta-hydroxyacyl-ACP dehydratase codes for MKYSLIDKIIGLEEGKNIIAVKNVSLAEEYLGDHFPLFPVLPGVFLLQGMVETASWLVRSSQDFSNSMVLLERARNVNYKSFAAPGMCVEYTADAKNIDEKSSSFTVSGRSGGEEIVKAKIDLRHFNLGDENPAYCDTDTEMIAKLRLKLRLLTQNS; via the coding sequence ATGAAATATTCACTTATAGACAAAATAATCGGCCTCGAAGAAGGCAAAAATATAATCGCCGTGAAAAACGTATCACTGGCAGAAGAGTACTTAGGCGATCACTTTCCGCTGTTTCCGGTACTGCCCGGGGTGTTTCTGCTGCAGGGCATGGTCGAGACGGCAAGCTGGCTTGTACGCAGCAGCCAGGACTTCTCAAACAGCATGGTACTGCTGGAGAGGGCACGAAACGTTAACTATAAGAGTTTCGCGGCACCGGGAATGTGCGTAGAGTACACGGCAGATGCCAAAAATATAGACGAGAAAAGCAGCTCATTCACCGTATCAGGCCGCAGCGGCGGCGAAGAGATAGTAAAGGCGAAAATCGACCTGCGGCACTTTAATCTCGGCGACGAAAATCCGGCATATTGCGACACTGACACCGAAATGATCGCCAAACTCAGACTCAAACTCAGGCTGCTGACACAAAATTCGTAA
- a CDS encoding acyl carrier protein, producing the protein MAKTRDEIFEEVKEQLVDALGLDDDEVTQDATLMGDLGAESIDFLDIVFRLEKAFDIKIPREELFPAESVMSNPEFVEDGKLTDKGLAELKAKMPHTDLSGFESDPDINKIPDLFTVESIVNFIENKLNG; encoded by the coding sequence ATGGCAAAAACACGTGACGAAATCTTTGAAGAAGTAAAGGAACAGCTCGTTGACGCTCTCGGTCTTGACGACGACGAAGTAACTCAAGACGCGACACTTATGGGCGACCTTGGTGCAGAGAGTATCGACTTTCTTGATATAGTATTCCGCCTTGAGAAGGCTTTTGACATCAAGATCCCCCGTGAGGAGCTTTTCCCCGCAGAATCTGTAATGAGCAACCCCGAATTTGTTGAAGACGGCAAGCTCACAGACAAGGGTCTGGCAGAGCTGAAGGCAAAAATGCCCCATACCGACCTGAGCGGATTTGAGAGCGATCCTGACATCAACAAGATCCCGGATCTCTTTACCGTTGAGAGTATTGTAAACTTCATTGAAAACAAACTTAACGGCTAA
- a CDS encoding 3-hydroxyacyl-ACP dehydratase FabZ family protein: MRWIWIDKFVDFQSGKSASAIKNVSLAEEHLHDHFPGFPVMPECLMVEAMAQTAGILVGEAGKFKEKVILAKVNKAQFFKYVRPGDQIRLDAEILSIAPEAASTSGRISCEGETVAEINLMFSHLDNNISGRKFPEENFVFTEMFEWLLRDYAASQNIAEQS, encoded by the coding sequence ATGCGTTGGATATGGATAGATAAGTTCGTTGATTTTCAGAGCGGCAAGTCGGCCTCTGCGATCAAGAATGTTTCACTGGCCGAAGAACACCTCCACGATCATTTCCCCGGTTTTCCGGTAATGCCCGAATGCCTGATGGTAGAAGCAATGGCTCAAACCGCCGGTATTCTGGTTGGCGAAGCCGGAAAATTCAAGGAAAAAGTGATCCTGGCAAAGGTCAACAAGGCCCAGTTTTTTAAATATGTTCGCCCTGGGGATCAGATCAGGCTCGATGCGGAGATATTATCAATCGCCCCCGAAGCGGCAAGCACGAGCGGCCGGATTAGCTGTGAAGGAGAAACCGTTGCCGAGATAAACCTGATGTTCAGCCATCTGGACAACAACATCTCCGGCAGGAAATTCCCTGAGGAAAACTTCGTTTTTACCGAAATGTTCGAGTGGCTGCTAAGAGATTACGCGGCGAGCCAAAACATAGCGGAGCAATCGTAA
- a CDS encoding beta-ketoacyl-[acyl-carrier-protein] synthase family protein, with amino-acid sequence MKTRNVLITGLGAISPLGLSAEELWKGICEGVCGLKEITAFDASGFECRIAGEAPEFKVNKFVPKYHRKATKLMSRDIQLAVVAADDAVRSSGLITKAIDPDNVSIDPERFAINIGSGMISCDLPELAPAVAASLVDGKFNIKAWGEEGISKITPLWLLKYLPNMLACHVGIIHDIRGPGNNITLAEVSGLVSVIEAAQTIDRGDSDAALAGAAEAKINPVVLMRQQLLKRSFTGSCDPPETACRPFDKNARGSVFSEGGGIAVLEDSDTAASRNAKVYAQIAGCGQSMSLNKKFECLEPGGKGLEIAVTAALKDAGITAAEIDLVLPHGTGVAGDDAAEAAALSRVFGTEAQRVYFLPTKSMIGHCGAASGIIDIILACKAMENSYIPAAKNCEENISGLKISDKPIEKKINYALCCGYTFGGQTAAVVLKNPEVK; translated from the coding sequence ATGAAAACCCGAAATGTACTTATAACAGGACTTGGAGCAATCAGCCCTCTTGGCCTATCGGCAGAAGAGCTTTGGAAAGGGATATGCGAGGGCGTTTGCGGACTCAAGGAGATAACCGCTTTTGACGCATCGGGTTTTGAATGCCGAATTGCCGGCGAAGCCCCTGAATTCAAGGTGAACAAATTCGTCCCGAAATATCACCGTAAAGCTACTAAACTTATGAGCCGCGATATCCAACTCGCCGTTGTTGCCGCGGACGATGCAGTAAGATCAAGCGGCCTGATAACAAAGGCAATAGACCCTGACAACGTGAGCATTGATCCGGAAAGATTCGCAATAAACATCGGCTCAGGTATGATAAGCTGCGATCTGCCCGAGCTTGCTCCGGCCGTCGCGGCAAGCCTGGTTGACGGTAAATTCAACATTAAAGCCTGGGGCGAAGAAGGTATATCAAAGATAACCCCCCTCTGGCTGCTGAAGTACCTGCCGAATATGCTTGCCTGCCATGTCGGGATAATCCATGACATAAGAGGCCCCGGCAATAATATAACCCTCGCGGAGGTTTCAGGTCTGGTTTCTGTTATAGAAGCCGCGCAGACTATTGACCGCGGCGATTCGGATGCCGCTCTTGCCGGCGCCGCCGAAGCAAAAATCAATCCCGTTGTATTGATGCGCCAGCAGCTGCTAAAACGCTCATTTACCGGCAGTTGTGACCCTCCGGAAACAGCTTGCAGACCTTTTGACAAAAATGCCCGCGGCAGTGTATTCAGCGAAGGCGGCGGCATTGCGGTATTAGAAGATTCAGACACTGCCGCATCAAGAAACGCGAAAGTTTACGCCCAGATTGCCGGCTGCGGCCAGAGCATGAGCCTGAACAAAAAATTCGAATGTCTCGAACCCGGCGGCAAAGGCCTTGAAATCGCCGTTACCGCCGCTCTTAAAGACGCCGGCATAACCGCGGCGGAGATTGACCTTGTATTGCCGCACGGCACGGGTGTTGCCGGTGATGATGCCGCCGAGGCGGCCGCCCTTTCAAGGGTATTTGGCACAGAAGCCCAAAGAGTGTATTTCCTTCCAACCAAAAGCATGATTGGTCATTGCGGAGCCGCATCGGGAATAATTGATATTATACTTGCTTGCAAAGCCATGGAAAACAGCTATATACCCGCAGCGAAGAACTGCGAAGAAAACATATCAGGCCTGAAAATCAGTGACAAGCCGATAGAGAAAAAAATAAATTACGCCCTTTGCTGCGGCTACACATTCGGCGGTCAGACAGCCGCTGTTGTCCTGAAAAATCCGGAGGTGAAATAA
- a CDS encoding beta-ketoacyl-[acyl-carrier-protein] synthase family protein yields MSHRIVITGMGMVTPVGHDVESVWKALLSGQSGSALTTAFDASTFPTKFSAEVKNYNLRDHISSCQDHCEALKGTSFVLGAAAQACRQAGIDTETDSPCDNIDRARLGVYLGAGEGSVDNDTFFESIEKSWDNENGQMDWPKWTAYSNENMRAYRELEQEPSMPSAHLAIFAGARGVVRSCLTACAASTQAIGEAAMLIRRGDADIMLAGGCHSMIHPLGVTGFNLLTALSRRNDSPETASRPFTATRDGFVLGEGGAVLVLESLESAKRRNAAILAEITGFGSSCDAFRVTDMHEDARGGTAAIIAALKDAGITNQDVDYINAHGTSTKENDSIETKAIKNAFGENAYKTPVSSVKSTLGHLIGAAGASELITCIKAIETGIIPPTANYNDPDPELDLDYVPNEPRKQAVVVAVNESFGFGGQNDVVIVQKYQE; encoded by the coding sequence ATGTCACACCGTATTGTAATAACAGGAATGGGAATGGTTACCCCCGTTGGCCACGACGTTGAAAGCGTGTGGAAGGCATTGCTCAGCGGACAAAGCGGCTCTGCCCTGACAACAGCCTTTGACGCTTCGACCTTTCCCACTAAATTCAGTGCAGAAGTAAAAAACTACAACCTGCGCGATCACATCTCCAGCTGCCAGGACCACTGCGAAGCCCTTAAGGGTACGTCTTTTGTACTTGGAGCAGCCGCACAGGCATGTCGCCAGGCGGGCATCGACACCGAGACGGATTCGCCTTGTGATAATATCGACAGGGCCAGACTCGGTGTCTATCTTGGCGCCGGCGAGGGCTCGGTTGACAATGACACTTTTTTCGAGTCAATTGAAAAGTCCTGGGATAACGAAAATGGACAGATGGACTGGCCGAAATGGACGGCTTACTCAAACGAGAACATGAGAGCGTACAGAGAACTTGAGCAGGAACCGAGTATGCCCTCTGCCCACCTGGCCATATTCGCCGGTGCACGAGGAGTTGTCCGCAGCTGCCTGACAGCATGTGCCGCCAGTACCCAGGCCATCGGAGAAGCGGCAATGCTTATCCGCCGGGGTGATGCGGATATTATGCTCGCAGGCGGATGCCACTCCATGATACACCCGCTCGGAGTAACAGGATTTAATCTGCTAACCGCACTCTCGAGACGCAACGACAGCCCGGAGACGGCTTCAAGACCGTTCACCGCAACCAGAGACGGGTTTGTCCTCGGCGAAGGCGGGGCTGTGCTTGTTCTTGAATCGCTGGAATCGGCAAAAAGAAGGAACGCCGCGATTCTTGCAGAGATAACCGGCTTCGGAAGCAGCTGCGATGCGTTCCGTGTAACAGATATGCACGAAGACGCCCGGGGCGGAACCGCCGCTATTATTGCTGCGCTTAAGGACGCGGGAATAACAAATCAGGATGTTGACTATATAAACGCTCACGGCACAAGCACAAAAGAAAATGACTCTATTGAAACCAAAGCCATCAAAAACGCCTTTGGCGAAAATGCTTACAAAACACCTGTCAGCAGTGTAAAAAGCACTCTCGGCCACCTGATCGGAGCCGCCGGCGCATCAGAGCTTATTACGTGCATAAAGGCGATTGAAACCGGTATAATCCCGCCGACGGCAAATTACAATGACCCTGATCCTGAACTTGACCTTGACTACGTTCCAAATGAACCGAGGAAACAGGCGGTCGTAGTCGCTGTCAACGAGTCATTCGGATTCGGCGGCCAGAACGACGTTGTTATAGTGCAGAAATACCAGGAGTAA
- the serS gene encoding serine--tRNA ligase, with translation MIDIKLIRENPEKYVKAARDKHFDVDIDRLMELDGIFRQAKADLQDIATEKNSIGKNIPKMAAEEKKTALARLSRLKEQESEFNETIKNVQPELDALLLLVPQPADDDVPLGKDDTENVELRTWGQIPEFDFELKDHMELGTSLDIIDVPRGVKLAGTRNYFLKGDGAILHWAVLRFALDLMVERGYVPMSVPLLMREEAMLGTGYFPGAEEQTYQLERDEQYLAGTAEVPVTAYHSGEILNEDELPKKFCGLSTCFRREAGAAGKDTHGLYRIHQFDKVEQVVICKNDPEESRKFHDEILANSEAVLQALNLPYRVVNVCSGDLGKGQAKKYDIETWMPSRKSYGETHSASKFYDFQARRLNLRYKDSNGRNVFCHTLNNTVIASPRVLIPLIELNQNPDGTVNIPGPLQKYTGGKKIIK, from the coding sequence ATGATAGATATTAAGCTCATACGGGAAAACCCTGAAAAGTACGTCAAAGCGGCCAGAGATAAACATTTCGATGTCGATATTGACAGGCTTATGGAGCTTGACGGCATATTTCGCCAGGCAAAGGCAGACCTGCAGGATATAGCTACCGAAAAAAATTCCATCGGCAAGAATATCCCCAAGATGGCCGCGGAAGAGAAAAAAACCGCATTGGCCAGACTTTCCCGGCTCAAAGAGCAGGAATCCGAATTCAACGAAACCATAAAAAACGTTCAGCCCGAGCTGGACGCTCTTCTGCTGCTTGTGCCGCAGCCGGCAGACGATGATGTGCCGCTGGGCAAAGATGACACGGAAAATGTTGAGCTGAGAACCTGGGGGCAGATACCTGAATTCGATTTTGAGCTCAAAGACCACATGGAGCTTGGCACTTCACTTGATATTATAGATGTCCCCCGCGGGGTAAAACTTGCCGGCACAAGAAACTATTTTTTAAAGGGTGACGGCGCAATTCTGCACTGGGCAGTGTTGAGATTTGCCCTTGATTTAATGGTAGAACGGGGATATGTTCCGATGTCCGTGCCGCTGCTGATGCGCGAAGAGGCAATGCTGGGAACAGGTTATTTCCCCGGAGCCGAAGAGCAGACTTACCAGCTCGAACGTGATGAACAGTACCTTGCCGGCACTGCCGAGGTTCCGGTAACGGCTTACCACAGCGGTGAGATTTTAAATGAAGATGAGCTGCCCAAAAAGTTCTGCGGACTTTCAACCTGCTTCCGTCGCGAAGCCGGCGCCGCCGGCAAAGATACCCACGGACTCTACAGGATCCACCAGTTTGACAAGGTTGAACAGGTGGTAATCTGTAAAAATGATCCGGAAGAAAGCAGAAAATTCCATGACGAGATTCTTGCTAACTCCGAAGCGGTACTCCAGGCCCTTAACCTGCCCTACCGCGTGGTAAATGTCTGTTCCGGAGACCTTGGCAAGGGCCAGGCAAAGAAATACGACATCGAAACCTGGATGCCTTCACGCAAGAGTTACGGCGAGACGCACTCGGCAAGTAAATTTTACGATTTCCAGGCTCGCAGGCTCAACCTTCGCTACAAGGATTCAAACGGCAGAAACGTTTTCTGTCATACGCTGAACAATACAGTTATAGCCTCTCCGCGGGTATTGATACCGCTGATTGAGCTGAACCAAAACCCCGACGGAACGGTTAATATACCCGGGCCTCTGCAAAAATACACCGGCGGTAAAAAGATAATCAAATAG